From Solibacillus isronensis, a single genomic window includes:
- a CDS encoding proline dehydrogenase family protein — MALRDFFISLSENQTLTNAAQQYGLKLGAQSVVAGTTIEEVIESIRKLNEQGISCTVDNLGEYVTDESEATQAKEEILAMIEAIQVEELDAHISLKPSQLGLDIDIDLCYDNLYEIVERAHEYGIFVNFDMEDYKRLQPSFDIVEELAKSFNNVGTVIQAYFHRAKDDIENFKDFRLRVVKGAYKESEEVAYQDKLDIDINFIELIEYHLAHGHFTSIATHDHNIIKHVKYYVEQYDIPKEKFEFQMLYGFRKDLQLELAREGYQVCVYVPYGKDWYGYFMRRLAERPQNINLVTKQVFNKKTNTLLAVAAGAYLLGRLTKKK; from the coding sequence ATGGCATTACGTGATTTTTTCATTTCATTATCTGAAAACCAAACTCTTACTAATGCAGCGCAGCAATACGGTTTAAAATTGGGTGCACAAAGCGTTGTTGCAGGGACAACTATCGAAGAAGTAATCGAAAGTATTCGTAAATTAAACGAGCAAGGGATTTCTTGCACTGTTGATAACTTAGGCGAATACGTTACTGATGAGTCAGAAGCAACACAAGCGAAAGAAGAAATCTTAGCTATGATCGAAGCCATTCAGGTTGAAGAATTGGATGCACACATTTCCTTGAAACCTTCACAGCTAGGGTTGGATATCGACATTGACCTCTGCTACGACAATTTATATGAAATTGTGGAACGTGCCCATGAATACGGCATTTTCGTCAATTTTGACATGGAAGATTATAAGCGACTTCAGCCTTCATTCGATATTGTGGAGGAACTTGCAAAATCGTTCAATAATGTAGGAACAGTCATTCAAGCATACTTCCACCGCGCAAAAGACGATATTGAAAACTTTAAGGATTTCCGTCTACGGGTTGTAAAGGGTGCCTATAAAGAATCGGAAGAAGTAGCTTACCAGGATAAACTTGATATTGATATCAACTTTATCGAGCTGATTGAATATCATTTAGCGCACGGACATTTTACATCGATTGCCACACATGACCACAATATTATTAAGCATGTGAAGTATTACGTTGAGCAATATGATATTCCGAAAGAAAAATTTGAGTTCCAAATGCTTTACGGGTTCCGTAAAGACTTGCAGCTGGAACTTGCACGCGAAGGCTATCAAGTATGTGTATATGTACCATATGGCAAGGACTGGTACGGCTATTTCATGCGTCGCTTAGCAGAACGTCCACAAAACATCAATCTCGTCACTAAACAAGTGTTCAATAAAAAGACAAACACTTTACTGGCAGTAGCAGCGGGAGCATACCTTCTCGGGCGATTAACGAAAAAGAAATAA
- a CDS encoding response regulator transcription factor codes for MIRIVIAEDQGMLLGAMKSLLSMEEDMEVVGLAKNGEEAIEMVTELNPDICIMDIEMPIKTGLDAAEALRGSECKIIILTTFARPGYFERARKAGVRGYLLKDSPIEELVNSIRIIMDGRRIYAPELVDFVYEDDSENPLTERESQVLELVAEGKTTKEIAAELYLSAGTVRNYISVILDKLGVGNRIEAIARFKEKGWNKKKM; via the coding sequence ATGATTCGAATTGTAATTGCTGAAGATCAAGGAATGCTGCTTGGGGCGATGAAATCATTGCTCAGCATGGAAGAGGATATGGAAGTAGTCGGCCTTGCAAAAAACGGTGAAGAAGCAATTGAAATGGTAACAGAATTAAATCCGGATATTTGTATTATGGATATAGAAATGCCGATCAAAACTGGGCTGGATGCTGCCGAAGCGTTAAGGGGAAGCGAATGTAAAATCATTATTTTAACGACGTTCGCGCGACCAGGTTATTTTGAACGTGCTAGAAAAGCGGGAGTGCGCGGCTATTTATTGAAGGACAGTCCGATTGAGGAGCTTGTCAATTCCATTCGGATCATTATGGATGGGCGTCGCATTTACGCACCGGAGCTAGTGGATTTTGTATATGAAGATGATAGTGAAAACCCGCTCACAGAACGGGAAAGCCAAGTGCTGGAACTTGTTGCAGAAGGGAAAACGACAAAGGAAATTGCCGCAGAACTTTATTTATCGGCAGGTACAGTACGAAACTACATTTCTGTCATACTTGATAAACTTGGTGTCGGTAATCGAATTGAAGCAATCGCACGCTTTAAAGAAAAAGGCTGGAATAAAAAGAAGATGTAA